From Pseudomonas fluorescens, one genomic window encodes:
- the gltS gene encoding sodium/glutamate symporter — protein MLQLDFYGTLVAASLVLLLGRGLVARFGFLRTYNIPEPVAGGLVVALFLLILRVLDIEVRFDTSLQTPLMLAFFATIGLSADFASLKKGGRVVGIFLLAVTGLLVVQNAMGIGLAKALGLDPLMGLLTGSITLAGGHGTGAAWGATFSEKYGLASASELAMASATFGLVLGGLIGGPVARLLIGRVKTPGLDHGKPQCPKGFEQPNKERAITPFSFIETLALIAVSLLAGTLLNGLLLGTAFELPTFVCVLFVGVLLRNGLSALGMYQVFEREVSVLGNVSLSLFLAIALMSLKLWDLAALALPIFIILAVQTLVMALFAIFVTFRIMGSNYDAAVLSAGHCGFGLGATPTAIANMQAVTQRYGPSQIAFLVVPMVGAFFIDIVNVIVIKLYLALPFFTAA, from the coding sequence ATGCTTCAGCTCGATTTTTATGGGACGCTTGTCGCCGCTTCTTTAGTGCTGTTATTAGGGCGTGGTCTCGTTGCCCGTTTCGGATTTCTGCGCACTTACAATATTCCTGAACCTGTAGCAGGCGGACTGGTAGTTGCTCTATTTCTTTTGATCTTGCGTGTACTGGATATCGAAGTTCGATTTGATACTTCGCTGCAAACGCCGTTGATGCTGGCGTTTTTTGCCACCATTGGCTTGAGTGCCGACTTCGCGAGTTTGAAGAAAGGTGGCCGGGTGGTGGGGATCTTCCTGCTGGCGGTTACCGGGCTTCTGGTTGTACAAAATGCCATGGGTATCGGACTTGCCAAGGCGCTGGGGCTCGATCCGTTGATGGGCCTGCTGACAGGCTCTATTACATTGGCAGGCGGCCATGGTACCGGCGCTGCGTGGGGGGCGACCTTCAGTGAAAAGTACGGCCTGGCCTCCGCCTCTGAACTGGCGATGGCATCCGCGACCTTTGGCTTGGTGCTGGGCGGCTTGATTGGTGGTCCAGTTGCGCGCCTGCTCATTGGTCGCGTCAAAACTCCGGGTCTAGACCATGGAAAGCCGCAGTGTCCAAAAGGCTTTGAGCAGCCAAACAAGGAGCGTGCAATTACGCCATTTTCGTTTATCGAAACCCTGGCTCTGATTGCGGTCAGTCTTTTGGCGGGTACTCTGCTCAATGGCCTGCTGCTGGGAACTGCGTTTGAGTTGCCGACCTTTGTGTGTGTTTTGTTTGTCGGCGTGCTTTTAAGAAACGGACTTTCAGCGCTTGGCATGTATCAGGTATTTGAGCGTGAAGTTTCTGTGCTGGGAAATGTCAGTTTGTCGCTGTTCCTGGCGATTGCACTTATGTCACTTAAACTGTGGGACCTGGCTGCATTGGCATTGCCGATATTTATCATTCTGGCTGTGCAAACGCTGGTCATGGCACTGTTCGCCATTTTTGTGACGTTCAGGATCATGGGCAGTAATTATGATGCGGCGGTATTGTCGGCAGGGCATTGCGGTTTCGGTCTGGGTGCCACGCCAACGGCCATCGCTAACATGCAAGCGGTAACGCAACGTTACGGCCCTTCGCAGATAGCGTTCCTGGTGGTGCCAATGGTCGGCGCTTTCTTCATCGACATTGTCAATGTCATCGTGATCAAGTTGTATCTGGCGTTGCCGTTTTTTACCGCAGCTTGA
- the gmk gene encoding guanylate kinase — protein sequence MTHSTGTLYIISAPSGAGKSSLVKALTDADQEIRVSVSHTTRAMRPGEVNGVNYHFVERSEFVKMIEHGDFLERAEVFGNLYGTSQSHLQQTLDEGHDLILEIDWQGAEQVRKLMPQARSIFILPPSLQALHQRLTNRGQDSDEIIDGRMREAVSEMSHYVDYDYLIINDDFAHALHDLKAIFRANQLHQKRQQQRHGKLLAELLG from the coding sequence ATGACCCACAGCACCGGCACCCTGTACATCATTTCCGCACCTTCGGGCGCGGGCAAAAGCAGTCTGGTCAAGGCCCTGACCGACGCCGACCAGGAGATTCGCGTTTCCGTTTCCCACACCACCCGCGCCATGCGCCCCGGTGAAGTGAACGGCGTGAACTATCACTTCGTCGAGCGCAGCGAGTTCGTCAAGATGATCGAGCATGGCGACTTTCTCGAGCGCGCCGAAGTGTTCGGCAATCTCTACGGCACGTCGCAAAGCCACCTGCAGCAGACGCTGGATGAAGGCCACGACCTAATCCTGGAAATCGACTGGCAGGGCGCCGAACAGGTGCGCAAACTAATGCCCCAGGCCCGCTCGATCTTCATTTTGCCGCCGTCACTGCAGGCCTTGCACCAGCGCCTGACCAACCGCGGCCAGGACAGCGACGAGATCATCGATGGCCGCATGCGCGAAGCGGTCAGCGAGATGAGCCACTACGTCGACTACGACTACCTGATCATCAACGATGACTTTGCCCACGCCCTGCACGACCTGAAAGCGATTTTTCGGGCCAATCAGTTGCATCAAAAACGCCAGCAGCAGCGTCACGGCAAATTATTGGCCGAACTGCTGGGTTGA
- a CDS encoding exodeoxyribonuclease III encodes MRIISVNVNGIQAAVERGLLSWLQAQNADVICLQDTRASAFELDDPAFQLDGYFLYACDAEVPAQGGVALYSRLQPKAVISGLGFETADRYGRYLQADFDKVSIATLLLPSGQNGDEDLNQKFKLMDDFARYLDKQRRKRREYIYCGSLYVAQQKLDIKNWRDSQQSPGFLAPERAWMDEIVGNMGYVDALREVSREGDQYSWWPDNEQAEMLNLGWRFDYQLLTPGLRRFVRSARLPRQPRFSQHAPLIVDYDWTLTI; translated from the coding sequence ATGCGGATCATCAGTGTGAACGTCAATGGTATTCAGGCGGCAGTCGAGCGCGGTTTGCTCAGTTGGCTGCAAGCCCAGAATGCCGACGTCATCTGCTTGCAGGACACCCGCGCCTCCGCCTTTGAACTGGACGATCCAGCCTTCCAACTGGACGGCTACTTCCTTTATGCCTGCGATGCCGAAGTTCCCGCCCAAGGCGGTGTGGCTTTGTATTCGCGGCTGCAACCGAAGGCGGTCATCAGCGGTCTCGGTTTCGAGACGGCAGACCGCTACGGGCGCTACCTGCAAGCCGATTTCGACAAGGTCAGCATCGCGACCTTGCTGCTCCCTTCGGGGCAGAACGGCGATGAAGACTTGAACCAGAAGTTCAAGCTAATGGACGATTTCGCCCGTTATCTCGATAAACAGCGGCGCAAGCGGCGCGAGTACATCTACTGTGGCTCGCTGTACGTGGCGCAACAGAAGCTGGATATCAAGAACTGGCGAGACAGCCAGCAATCCCCGGGCTTCCTGGCGCCTGAGCGTGCCTGGATGGACGAGATTGTCGGTAACATGGGTTACGTCGACGCCCTGCGCGAAGTCAGCCGTGAAGGCGATCAGTACAGCTGGTGGCCGGACAACGAACAGGCTGAGATGCTCAATCTGGGCTGGCGTTTCGACTATCAGTTGCTGACCCCGGGCCTGCGTCGCTTTGTGCGCAGCGCACGCCTGCCACGTCAACCGCGGTTCTCGCAACACGCGCCGTTGATCGTGGACTATGACTGGACGCTGACGATCTAA
- the rpoZ gene encoding DNA-directed RNA polymerase subunit omega, giving the protein MARVTVEDCLEHVENRFELVMLSTKRARQLATGGKEPLVQWENDKPTVVALREIAEGLMSYEFIANAEIVEDEPLFAAFEDESNEAV; this is encoded by the coding sequence ATGGCCCGCGTAACCGTTGAAGACTGCCTAGAACACGTGGAAAACCGCTTTGAGCTGGTCATGCTCTCTACCAAGCGTGCCCGTCAACTGGCCACCGGCGGCAAAGAGCCACTGGTCCAGTGGGAAAACGACAAGCCTACCGTAGTCGCCTTGCGCGAAATCGCCGAAGGCCTGATGAGCTACGAGTTCATCGCCAATGCTGAAATCGTCGAAGACGAACCGCTGTTCGCAGCGTTCGAGGACGAGTCCAACGAGGCCGTCTAA
- the coaBC gene encoding bifunctional phosphopantothenoylcysteine decarboxylase/phosphopantothenate--cysteine ligase CoaBC, which translates to MQRLYRKRIVLGVGGGIAAYKSAELVRRLIDQGAEVRVVMTRGGSEFITPLTMQALSGHPVHLDLLDPAAEAAMGHIELAKWADLVLIAPATADVIARLAQGIANDLLTTLVLATDAIVALAPAMNQAMWRDPATQANTQLLESRGLKVFGPASGSQACGDVGMGRMMEADDLAQCAADCFQRQALTGRHVLITAGPTQENIDPVRYITNHSSGKMGFALAEAAVEAGARVTLITGPVHLPTPDRVTRIDVVSARDMLAACEAAIPCDLFIASAAVADYRPEVVAPQKLKKDPTTGDGFVLQMVRNPDILATISTRPDRPFSVGFAAETEHLLDYAARKLKDKNLDLIVANDVANPSIGFNSEENACSVIDRELQATLFAQTSKGKIARQLITFIAERLNQV; encoded by the coding sequence ATGCAGCGGCTGTATCGGAAACGCATCGTTCTGGGCGTCGGCGGCGGCATTGCGGCCTACAAGAGCGCCGAACTGGTTCGCCGCCTGATCGACCAGGGCGCAGAAGTGCGCGTGGTCATGACCCGTGGCGGCAGCGAGTTCATTACCCCGCTAACCATGCAGGCGCTCTCCGGGCACCCGGTGCACCTGGACCTGCTGGACCCGGCCGCCGAAGCCGCGATGGGCCACATCGAACTGGCCAAATGGGCAGACCTGGTGCTGATCGCACCGGCCACCGCGGACGTGATCGCCCGCCTGGCCCAGGGCATCGCCAACGACCTGCTGACCACCCTGGTACTGGCCACCGACGCCATCGTCGCCTTGGCACCCGCCATGAACCAGGCCATGTGGCGCGACCCGGCTACCCAGGCCAATACCCAATTGCTCGAGAGCCGGGGTCTCAAGGTCTTCGGCCCGGCGTCAGGTAGCCAGGCCTGCGGCGACGTGGGCATGGGCCGCATGATGGAAGCCGATGACCTGGCCCAATGTGCCGCCGACTGCTTCCAGCGCCAGGCATTGACCGGCCGCCACGTCCTGATCACCGCCGGCCCGACCCAGGAAAACATCGATCCGGTGCGCTACATCACCAACCACAGCTCCGGAAAAATGGGTTTCGCCCTGGCTGAAGCCGCTGTCGAAGCGGGCGCCCGCGTCACCTTGATCACCGGTCCGGTGCATTTGCCGACGCCAGATCGAGTCACGCGCATCGATGTGGTCAGCGCTCGCGACATGCTCGCCGCCTGTGAAGCCGCGATCCCGTGTGACCTGTTTATTGCCTCCGCCGCGGTTGCAGACTACCGCCCGGAAGTCGTTGCGCCACAAAAACTCAAGAAAGACCCTACGACCGGCGATGGTTTTGTCCTGCAAATGGTGCGTAACCCAGACATTCTGGCCACCATTTCCACCCGCCCCGATCGTCCGTTCAGCGTCGGCTTCGCCGCCGAGACCGAACACCTGCTCGATTACGCCGCACGCAAGCTCAAGGACAAGAACCTCGACTTGATCGTCGCCAATGACGTGGCCAACCCCAGCATTGGCTTCAACAGCGAGGAAAACGCTTGCAGCGTGATCGACCGTGAACTGCAAGCCACCCTTTTCGCCCAGACCAGCAAGGGCAAGATTGCCCGCCAGCTGATCACTTTTATCGCCGAACGTCTGAACCAGGTTTAA
- a CDS encoding YicC/YloC family endoribonuclease has translation MVHSMTAFARVEKAGSQGTLSWELRSVNSRYLEPHLRLPESFRDLEGNVREALRQGLSRGKLECTLRFTEESTGKTLQIDQARAAQLIAAAETVASLITNPAALNPLEVLAWPGVLVGDATDPQALNAEALALFNQGLKELKAGREREGAELARLINERLTSIEQDVVTLRELVPQMLATQRQKVLDRFADMQAELDPQRLEQEMVMLAQKSDVAEELDRLSTHIIEVRRVLKSGGAAGRRLDFLMQELNREANTLGSKAFDPRSTQAAVNLKVLIEQMREQVQNIE, from the coding sequence ATGGTGCACAGCATGACCGCCTTCGCCCGCGTCGAAAAAGCCGGCAGCCAGGGCACCCTGAGCTGGGAGCTGCGCTCGGTCAACAGCCGCTACCTCGAGCCGCACCTGCGCCTGCCGGAGTCATTCCGCGACCTCGAAGGCAATGTGCGCGAGGCGCTGCGCCAGGGCCTGTCGCGCGGCAAGCTGGAGTGCACACTGCGCTTTACCGAAGAAAGCACCGGCAAGACGCTGCAGATTGACCAGGCACGCGCTGCGCAACTGATTGCCGCCGCCGAGACGGTCGCCAGCCTGATCACCAATCCCGCCGCCCTCAACCCGCTGGAGGTGCTGGCGTGGCCTGGCGTTCTGGTGGGCGATGCGACTGACCCGCAAGCCTTGAATGCCGAGGCGCTGGCGCTGTTCAACCAGGGCCTGAAAGAACTCAAGGCCGGCCGTGAGCGCGAAGGTGCGGAACTGGCACGCCTGATCAACGAGCGCCTGACCTCGATTGAACAAGACGTCGTGACCCTGCGGGAACTGGTGCCACAAATGCTCGCCACCCAGCGCCAGAAAGTCCTCGACCGCTTTGCCGACATGCAGGCCGAGCTCGATCCGCAGCGTCTCGAGCAGGAAATGGTGATGCTCGCGCAAAAGAGCGACGTCGCCGAAGAACTGGACCGCCTGAGTACCCATATCATTGAAGTCCGCCGCGTACTCAAGTCCGGTGGCGCCGCCGGCCGACGCCTGGATTTCCTGATGCAGGAACTCAACCGCGAAGCCAACACCCTGGGCTCCAAGGCCTTCGACCCGCGCAGCACCCAGGCGGCAGTCAACCTCAAAGTGTTGATTGAGCAAATGCGCGAACAAGTGCAGAACATAGAGTAA
- a CDS encoding ABC transporter substrate-binding protein produces the protein MRLAALPLLLAPLLLSPLAQAAALSVCTEASPEGFDVVQYNSLTTTNASADVLMNRLVDFDTRSAKVIPSLADSWEVSADGLTYVFKLHPQVKFHRTDYFSPTREMTAEDVKFSFDRMLDPANPWHKVAQSGFPHAQSMQLPALIKKIDALDPLTVRFTLDHADSTFLATLSMGFASIYSAEYADQLLKAGTPEKLNSQPIGTGPFVFARFQKDASIRYKANRDYFAGKPAVDPLIFAITPDANVRLQKLRRNECQIALSPKPLDVQAATQEPTLKVESTPAFMTAFVAINSTHPPLDKPEVRQAINLAFDKPSYLKAVFEDTAQAANGPYPPNTWSYAKDLPDYPKDLAKARALMTKAGLKEGFQTTIWTRPSGSLLNPNPSLGAQLLQADLAEIGIQAEIRVIEWGELIRRAKAGEHDLLFMGWAGDNGDPDNFLTPQFSCAAVKSGTNFARYCDQGLDKLISAGKTTTEQGVRSKLYEQAQAQIHQQALWLPLAHPTAYALTRKDVQGYQVSPFGRQDFSKVNIK, from the coding sequence ATGCGCCTCGCTGCCCTACCGCTGTTGCTCGCCCCACTCTTGCTGAGCCCACTGGCCCAGGCTGCCGCCCTGAGCGTCTGCACCGAGGCCAGCCCGGAGGGCTTCGATGTCGTTCAATACAATTCGCTGACCACCACCAACGCATCGGCCGACGTATTGATGAATCGCCTCGTGGACTTTGACACCCGCAGCGCCAAGGTGATCCCGAGCCTGGCCGACAGCTGGGAAGTCTCGGCCGATGGCCTGACGTACGTGTTCAAACTGCACCCGCAGGTTAAGTTTCACCGCACCGACTATTTCAGTCCGACCCGCGAAATGACCGCTGAAGACGTGAAATTCAGCTTTGATCGCATGCTCGATCCGGCCAACCCCTGGCACAAAGTCGCCCAAAGCGGCTTCCCCCATGCCCAGTCGATGCAGCTGCCCGCATTGATCAAGAAAATCGACGCCCTTGACCCGCTGACCGTGCGCTTCACTCTTGACCACGCCGATTCAACCTTCCTCGCGACCCTGAGCATGGGCTTCGCTTCAATCTATTCGGCGGAATACGCGGATCAGTTACTCAAGGCCGGCACCCCGGAAAAGCTCAATAGCCAACCGATCGGCACCGGCCCCTTCGTTTTTGCGCGCTTCCAGAAAGACGCTTCAATTCGCTACAAGGCCAACCGCGACTACTTCGCGGGCAAGCCTGCAGTCGATCCCCTGATATTCGCTATCACCCCGGATGCCAACGTGCGCCTGCAAAAACTGCGGCGTAACGAGTGCCAGATTGCCCTGTCGCCCAAACCGCTGGATGTCCAGGCCGCCACCCAGGAGCCCACCCTCAAGGTCGAGAGCACGCCGGCGTTCATGACCGCCTTCGTGGCGATCAACAGCACTCACCCACCTCTGGACAAGCCGGAAGTGCGCCAGGCGATCAACCTCGCGTTCGACAAGCCGAGCTATCTGAAGGCAGTCTTCGAAGACACTGCGCAAGCCGCAAACGGGCCTTACCCGCCCAATACCTGGAGCTATGCCAAAGACCTGCCCGACTATCCCAAAGACCTGGCCAAGGCTCGAGCGTTGATGACCAAGGCCGGCCTCAAGGAGGGTTTCCAGACCACCATCTGGACGCGCCCCTCCGGCAGTCTGCTCAATCCCAACCCGAGCCTGGGCGCCCAACTGCTGCAGGCTGACCTGGCGGAAATCGGCATTCAGGCAGAAATCCGCGTGATCGAATGGGGCGAGTTGATTCGTCGCGCCAAGGCCGGCGAGCATGATCTGCTGTTCATGGGTTGGGCCGGCGACAACGGTGACCCGGACAACTTCCTGACACCGCAATTTTCCTGCGCCGCAGTCAAGTCGGGTACCAACTTTGCGCGGTATTGCGACCAAGGCCTGGATAAGCTGATCAGCGCCGGCAAGACCACCACCGAGCAAGGCGTGCGCAGCAAGCTCTATGAACAGGCCCAGGCGCAGATTCATCAGCAGGCCCTTTGGCTGCCACTGGCCCACCCTACTGCCTATGCCCTGACGCGCAAGGACGTTCAGGGTTATCAAGTCAGCCCGTTTGGCCGCCAGGACTTTTCCAAGGTCAATATCAAGTAA
- a CDS encoding DUF4870 domain-containing protein: protein MSDEQLPLPVPSRQVRQWAMFCHLSALLGIWVPFGSLIGPLILWQMKRETDPFIDDQGKEALNFQISVAIASAICLLLMVVVIGFFLFGLVAIGALVLTIIAGVKANEGVPYRYPFTWRLIK, encoded by the coding sequence ATGAGTGATGAGCAACTTCCACTGCCCGTGCCGAGCCGTCAGGTTCGCCAGTGGGCGATGTTCTGCCATCTCTCGGCCTTGCTGGGGATCTGGGTACCCTTTGGTTCTCTGATCGGGCCGCTGATTCTGTGGCAGATGAAGCGGGAAACTGACCCATTCATCGACGATCAGGGCAAAGAGGCACTGAATTTCCAGATCAGCGTGGCCATCGCTTCGGCCATCTGCCTGCTGTTGATGGTAGTGGTAATCGGCTTTTTCCTGTTCGGCCTAGTGGCCATCGGTGCGTTAGTACTGACGATCATTGCCGGGGTGAAAGCCAATGAAGGGGTGCCTTATCGGTATCCGTTCACCTGGCGGTTGATCAAGTAA
- the dut gene encoding dUTP diphosphatase yields the protein MHALQAKILDPRIGREFPLPQYATPGSAGLDLRAMLDQDTVIKPGETLLIPTGLSVYIGDPGLAALILPRSGLGHKHGIVLGNLVGLIDSDYQGPLMVSCWNRGQTDFTMTVGERLAQLVLVPVVQAHFEMVEEFVETERGAGGFGHSGTQ from the coding sequence ATGCACGCTTTGCAAGCCAAAATCCTCGACCCACGCATCGGCCGCGAATTCCCGCTGCCCCAGTACGCCACCCCTGGCTCCGCCGGCCTTGACCTGCGGGCCATGCTGGACCAGGACACGGTGATCAAACCGGGTGAAACCCTGCTGATCCCCACCGGCCTGTCGGTGTACATCGGCGATCCGGGCCTGGCGGCACTGATCCTTCCGCGTTCGGGCCTGGGCCACAAACACGGCATCGTACTGGGCAACCTGGTTGGCCTGATCGACTCCGACTACCAGGGCCCGCTGATGGTGTCCTGCTGGAACCGTGGCCAGACTGATTTCACCATGACCGTCGGCGAGCGCCTGGCGCAGCTGGTGTTGGTGCCGGTTGTGCAAGCGCACTTCGAAATGGTTGAGGAATTCGTTGAAACCGAGCGCGGCGCTGGCGGTTTCGGCCACTCCGGGACCCAGTAA
- the radC gene encoding RadC family protein yields MSIRDWPATERPREKLLELGSASLSDAELLAIFLRTGVAGKSAVDLARHLLKQFGSLRSLFEADQQAFASQLGLGPAKFAQLQAVLEMARRHLAERLSLESVLKSPDDVRNYLKAMLRHEPHEVFGCLFLDTRHRVLAFETLFRGSIDNTSVHPRQVVKRALAHNAAALILCHNHPSGHAEASQADRMLTKRLQEALELVDVRVLDHFIVGDGDPLSMAEYGWM; encoded by the coding sequence ATGAGCATTCGGGATTGGCCGGCGACGGAACGGCCGCGAGAGAAACTTCTGGAACTGGGTTCGGCGAGCCTGTCGGACGCTGAGCTTCTGGCTATTTTCCTGCGCACCGGGGTCGCTGGGAAAAGTGCCGTCGACCTTGCGCGGCACCTGCTGAAGCAATTTGGCAGCCTGCGCAGTCTGTTCGAGGCGGACCAGCAGGCATTCGCCAGCCAGTTGGGGCTGGGCCCGGCAAAGTTCGCCCAGTTGCAGGCAGTGCTCGAGATGGCTCGCCGTCACCTGGCGGAGCGCTTGAGCCTTGAATCGGTGCTCAAGAGTCCGGATGACGTGCGCAACTACCTCAAAGCCATGTTGCGGCACGAGCCGCATGAGGTGTTTGGCTGTCTGTTTCTGGATACCCGGCATCGGGTGCTGGCATTCGAGACGCTGTTTCGCGGTTCGATCGATAACACCAGCGTCCATCCACGCCAGGTGGTCAAGCGCGCATTGGCACACAACGCGGCAGCATTGATCCTGTGCCACAACCATCCTTCCGGGCATGCGGAGGCCAGCCAGGCTGACCGAATGCTCACCAAGCGCCTGCAGGAGGCGCTGGAGCTGGTTGACGTGCGGGTGCTTGACCACTTTATCGTGGGAGACGGTGATCCCTTGTCGATGGCCGAATACGGCTGGATGTGA
- the argB gene encoding acetylglutamate kinase produces the protein MTLEREAAAHTAQVLSEALPYIRRYVGKTLVIKYGGNAMESEELKTGFARDIVLMKAVGINPVVVHGGGPQIGDLLKRLSIESHFVDGMRVTDAATMDVVEMVLGGQVNKSIVNLINSHGGSAIGLTGKDAGLIRAKKLTVTRQTPEMTQPEIIDIGQVGEVTGINTELLNLLVKGNFIPVIAPIGVGDNGESYNINADLVAGKVAEALKAEKLMLLTNIAGLMDKSGQVLTGLTTQQVDELIADGTIYGGMLPKIRCALEAVQGGVGSSLIIDGRVPNAILLEIFTDTGVGTLISNRKRP, from the coding sequence ATGACCCTCGAACGCGAAGCCGCCGCCCACACCGCCCAGGTCCTGTCCGAAGCGTTGCCCTACATCCGACGTTATGTCGGCAAGACCCTGGTGATCAAATACGGCGGCAACGCGATGGAAAGCGAGGAGCTGAAAACCGGCTTCGCCCGCGACATCGTCTTGATGAAAGCCGTGGGTATCAACCCGGTGGTCGTTCACGGCGGCGGCCCGCAGATCGGTGATCTGCTCAAGCGCCTGTCGATTGAAAGCCACTTTGTCGACGGCATGCGCGTCACCGATGCTGCGACCATGGACGTGGTAGAAATGGTCCTCGGCGGCCAGGTCAACAAAAGCATCGTCAACCTGATCAACAGCCACGGTGGCAGCGCCATTGGCCTGACCGGCAAAGACGCCGGGCTGATTCGTGCGAAGAAGCTCACCGTGACGCGCCAGACCCCGGAGATGACCCAACCGGAAATCATCGACATCGGTCAGGTAGGCGAAGTGACGGGCATCAACACCGAACTGCTGAACCTGTTGGTCAAGGGCAACTTCATTCCGGTGATCGCGCCAATCGGCGTAGGTGACAATGGCGAGTCTTACAACATCAACGCCGACCTGGTGGCCGGCAAGGTGGCCGAAGCGCTGAAAGCCGAGAAGCTGATGCTGCTGACCAACATCGCCGGCCTGATGGACAAGTCCGGGCAAGTCCTGACCGGCCTGACCACCCAGCAAGTTGACGAACTGATCGCCGACGGCACCATTTACGGCGGCATGCTGCCGAAGATCCGTTGCGCACTCGAAGCGGTGCAGGGCGGCGTGGGTAGCTCGCTGATCATCGACGGTCGCGTGCCGAATGCGATCCTGCTGGAAATCTTCACCGACACCGGTGTCGGCACCCTGATCAGCAATCGCAAGCGTCCGTAA
- the rph gene encoding ribonuclease PH, whose translation MKRPSGRVADQLRSIRITRNYTKHAEGSVLVEFGDTKVICTVSVENGVPRFLKGQGQGWLTAEYGMLPRATGERNQREASRGKQGGRTLEIQRLIGRSLRAALDMSKLGDVTLYVDCDVIQADGGTRTASITGAMVALVDALKVIKKRGGLKGGDPLKQMIAAVSVGMYQGEPVLDLDYLEDSAAETDLNVVMTSTGGFIEVQGTAEGAPFQPEELTAMLELAKKGMGEIFALQQAALAD comes from the coding sequence ATGAAACGTCCAAGTGGTCGCGTTGCCGATCAGCTCCGCTCGATCCGCATCACCCGCAACTACACCAAACACGCCGAGGGATCTGTACTGGTCGAGTTCGGTGACACCAAGGTGATCTGCACCGTCAGCGTCGAGAACGGCGTGCCGCGTTTCCTCAAGGGCCAGGGCCAAGGGTGGTTGACCGCTGAGTACGGCATGCTGCCGCGCGCCACCGGCGAGCGTAACCAGCGTGAAGCGAGCCGCGGCAAGCAAGGCGGTCGCACCCTGGAAATCCAGCGCCTGATCGGCCGCTCCCTGCGCGCCGCGCTGGACATGTCCAAACTGGGCGATGTGACCCTGTACGTCGATTGCGATGTCATCCAGGCTGACGGCGGTACCCGTACTGCCTCGATCACCGGCGCCATGGTGGCCCTGGTCGATGCACTGAAAGTGATCAAGAAGCGCGGCGGCCTGAAGGGCGGCGATCCACTCAAACAAATGATTGCCGCGGTTTCGGTCGGCATGTACCAGGGCGAGCCGGTATTGGACCTCGACTACCTCGAAGACTCCGCTGCCGAGACCGACCTGAACGTGGTGATGACCAGCACTGGTGGCTTCATCGAGGTCCAGGGCACTGCCGAAGGCGCGCCGTTCCAGCCGGAAGAGCTGACCGCGATGCTCGAGTTGGCGAAGAAAGGCATGGGCGAAATCTTCGCCCTGCAACAAGCCGCGCTGGCGGACTGA
- the pyrE gene encoding orotate phosphoribosyltransferase, with amino-acid sequence MQAYQRDFIRFAIDRGVLRFGEFTLKSGRTSPYFFNAGLFNSGSALAQLGRFYAAAIAESGISFDVLFGPAYKGIPLAATTAVALAEHHDRDLPWCFNRKEAKAHGEGGSLVGAPLTGEVLIIDDVITAGTAIREVMQIIASQDGAKAAGVLIALNRQERGNGELSAIQEVERDFGIPVISIVSLNQVLEFLADDPQLKQHLPAVEAYRAQFGV; translated from the coding sequence ATGCAAGCGTATCAACGCGATTTCATTCGTTTTGCCATCGATCGCGGCGTTTTGCGCTTCGGTGAGTTCACCCTGAAGTCCGGGCGTACCAGTCCTTACTTCTTCAATGCTGGCCTGTTCAACTCGGGTTCGGCGCTGGCGCAGCTGGGGCGTTTCTACGCCGCGGCCATCGCCGAGAGCGGTATTTCCTTTGATGTTCTGTTTGGCCCGGCCTACAAGGGCATTCCTTTGGCGGCCACCACTGCGGTGGCGCTGGCCGAGCATCACGATCGTGATCTGCCTTGGTGCTTCAACCGCAAGGAAGCCAAGGCCCACGGCGAGGGCGGCAGCCTGGTGGGCGCGCCGTTGACCGGTGAAGTGTTGATCATCGACGACGTGATCACGGCGGGCACGGCAATCCGTGAAGTGATGCAGATCATTGCTTCCCAGGACGGTGCCAAGGCCGCCGGCGTGTTGATTGCGCTGAACCGCCAGGAGCGCGGCAATGGTGAATTGTCGGCGATCCAGGAAGTGGAGCGCGATTTCGGGATTCCGGTGATCAGCATCGTTTCGCTGAACCAGGTGCTGGAATTCCTTGCAGACGATCCGCAGCTCAAGCAGCATCTGCCAGCCGTGGAAGCGTACCGCGCACAGTTCGGCGTTTGA